A segment of the Candidatus Cloacimonadota bacterium genome:
CATTCGTTCCTATCATGATTCAGCTTATAATGGTTTATTTCAGATGCAGAAAGGTTGGGGAATTATCAAAGCGCCGGAAGAATTTAAGGAACAAATAAAGGAGATTCAGCGAGATATTTCAAAGAAAACTGAATCGTAAAACAATTTGCTAAATTGTCTTGCAAAGTTCGGGAGAAGCAATGAAACCCAAAACAATAATCATTTTAATTCTTTTTATCCTGTTCATTATCTTACTCATCCAAAACACAAAAGTTGTTGAATTCAGAGTCTATTTCTGGACGATCAGTATGTCTCGCATCATTATTTATCCGGCAATCCTGATCATTGGATTCTTCATCGGCTATATAACAGCGATCATTTCCAAAAAGAAGAAAGGCAGGAATGAAGATCAAAGTTCATAAAGGTGACATCACCAAACTGAATGTCGATGCGATCGTTAATGCAGCCAACAGAACTTTACTCGGAGGTGGAGGTGTTGACGGAGCAATTCATCGAGCTGCAGGTACTGATTTATTGGAAGAATGTCGAACACTGAATGGCTGCAAAACCGGAGAAGCGAAGATCACGAAAGGATATAACCTTCCGGCAAGATTTGTTATTCACACGGTTGGACCTGTTTGGAGTGGAGGAAATCGAAATGAAGATGGATTGCTGGCAAGCTGTTACAAAAACTGTCTGATTTTAGCAGTTGAGAATAAAATCAAGACAATCGCATTTCCTGCTATCAGTACCGGGATTTATCATTTTCCTATTGAAAGAGCAACAAAAATCGCCGTTCGGGAAATGAAGAATTTTCTGCAAAATAATGATTTCATTCAGGAAGTCATTTTTGTTTGTTTTAGTGAAAATATTTATCAACAATATTTGAAAGAACTTTAAATGAAATTATGCATTATCTTTTGTTAGGTTTTGCTCCCGGTCTTTACTGGTTATGGTATTTTTATCAAAGAGATAAAATAGAACCAGAACCGTTGAGACTTGTTTTAATCTCTTATTTTTTAGGAATTCTTGCAGTTGCCATCACATTCCTGGTGCAACTACCTTTCAGATGGAGTTATTTTACGAGTGCTGTGATCGCTGCTCCCATCATCGAAGAATCATCCAAATTCCTGATAGTTTTCATATTTTTATATCGGAACAAAAACTTCAGTGAACCGATGGATGGAATCGTCTATACATCTGCTGTTGCTCTGGGTTTTGCTTCGATCGAGAACGGAATTTATCTTTTCAAGTTCAGTAAGCAGGCAAAATTTCTGCTTCCCAACATTATTTTGATCAGGGCATTACTGTCTGTTCCTGCTCATGCTCTTTTTTCCAGCATTTGGGGACATGCTTTGGGAAATATAAAGTTTTCTAAAAAGAAAAACATTATATCCGTTGTATTTGCATTATTACTGGCAATGATTTTACATGCATTCTTCAATTTTTTCTGTAATCCTTATATTGTTTCCTCATTCGGATTACTTGCCCTGCTCGCTGCTATGTGGATATTTATCAATTGTAAAATCCGAAGATCTCTGGATGAATCTCCTTATGCAAAACGGTCTTACTTCTCAAGATGGAGAAGGAAAAAGGGATGAAACTTTTTGCGTATTGCAATAGTTAAAAAGGAATAAAAAAATTGACTCAATTAACTAAAAAAATTTCCTAAATAAAATCCGTGTTAATTCGTGAAAATCAGCGACAAAAAAAGGAAAAAATAATGTTAGAAAGAATTTCAGATCCGAAAGAATTTCCTGATGAACAGGAGTTCGATAGAACGCTCCGACCAAAAACTTTAAACGATTTTGTCGGACAGGAGCAGATTAAGGAAATACTGGATATTTCCATTCAGGCAACAAAGCTGCGTCGAGAACCACTCGATCATATTTTATTTTACGGACCTCCCGGATTGGGGAAAACAACTCTGGCTTATATTATTGCCAATGAACTCGAAACGGAAATAAAAGTCAGTGCAGGTCCGGTATTAGAGCGAGCTACTGATCTTGCCGGAATTTTAACGAATCTGCAGAGAAGTGATGTTTTTTTCATAGATGAGATTCATCGATTAAACCATGTTGTCGAGGAATATATGTATCCTGCGATCGAGGATTTCAAGATGGAGATCATTATTGATAGCGGTCCTTCGGCTCGTTCCCTGAATATCGATATCGAACCGTTCACTTTGATCGGAGCAACCACCCGAGCCGGACTTCTGACTTCTCCGCTGCGAGCCAGATTCGGTCTGGTTCTGCGTCTGGATTATTATGATGTGCAAAGCATTAAGAAGATAATTACTCGATCGGCAAAATTGATGAAAATTTCCATTGAACCGGAAGGAACTGATGAGATTGGTCGTCGCAGTCGCGGAACACCACGGGTTGCCAATCGTCTTTTACGCAGAGTTCGAGATTATGCTCAAATAAAAGGTGACGGAATTATCACCAAAGAAATCGCGAACAAAGCCCTGAAAATGCTGAATGTCGATCATTGCGGACTGGACGATATGGATAAAAGAATTCTGAAAACGATCATGGAAAATTATAATGGCGGTCCTGTTGGTTTGAAGACTCTCGCAGTTGCAGTTGGCGAAGATCCCGGTACGATCGAGGAAATTTATGAACCCTATCTCATCCAGCAGGGATTTCTCGATAGAACTCCTCAAGGAAGGAAAGTAACGATTAAGTCTTACCGTCATTTCCGGATAACACCTTCGCAGGAACAAATGAGTATTTTTGAGAAGATAGAATTGTGAAAATAATCAGTTGCCAAGTTCACCAAGGAATACGAAGAAAATAGCATAAACAATCTTTGTGGAAATTTTGTGTTCTTCTTAGCATAAATGGTAGTGTAACATAATTTATGAAAGATTATGAAAGAAAAAATGCTCTTTAGAGCATTTGAAAATTGGTGAATATTGCAGGAGCAAAC
Coding sequences within it:
- a CDS encoding DUF1049 domain-containing protein, giving the protein MKPKTIIILILFILFIILLIQNTKVVEFRVYFWTISMSRIIIYPAILIIGFFIGYITAIISKKKKGRNEDQSS
- the ruvB gene encoding Holliday junction branch migration DNA helicase RuvB — its product is MLERISDPKEFPDEQEFDRTLRPKTLNDFVGQEQIKEILDISIQATKLRREPLDHILFYGPPGLGKTTLAYIIANELETEIKVSAGPVLERATDLAGILTNLQRSDVFFIDEIHRLNHVVEEYMYPAIEDFKMEIIIDSGPSARSLNIDIEPFTLIGATTRAGLLTSPLRARFGLVLRLDYYDVQSIKKIITRSAKLMKISIEPEGTDEIGRRSRGTPRVANRLLRRVRDYAQIKGDGIITKEIANKALKMLNVDHCGLDDMDKRILKTIMENYNGGPVGLKTLAVAVGEDPGTIEEIYEPYLIQQGFLDRTPQGRKVTIKSYRHFRITPSQEQMSIFEKIEL
- a CDS encoding O-acetyl-ADP-ribose deacetylase is translated as MKIKVHKGDITKLNVDAIVNAANRTLLGGGGVDGAIHRAAGTDLLEECRTLNGCKTGEAKITKGYNLPARFVIHTVGPVWSGGNRNEDGLLASCYKNCLILAVENKIKTIAFPAISTGIYHFPIERATKIAVREMKNFLQNNDFIQEVIFVCFSENIYQQYLKEL
- a CDS encoding PrsW family intramembrane metalloprotease; protein product: MHYLLLGFAPGLYWLWYFYQRDKIEPEPLRLVLISYFLGILAVAITFLVQLPFRWSYFTSAVIAAPIIEESSKFLIVFIFLYRNKNFSEPMDGIVYTSAVALGFASIENGIYLFKFSKQAKFLLPNIILIRALLSVPAHALFSSIWGHALGNIKFSKKKNIISVVFALLLAMILHAFFNFFCNPYIVSSFGLLALLAAMWIFINCKIRRSLDESPYAKRSYFSRWRRKKG